Within Mustela lutreola isolate mMusLut2 chromosome 10, mMusLut2.pri, whole genome shotgun sequence, the genomic segment gggctcgatcccagaatcccgggatcatgacctgagccgaaggcagaggctttaacccactgagccacccaggcacccctactcttaactttctgagcctcagcttcctcacctgtaaagtaGGATCAGGGTGCTTAGCTTGCAGCTAAGATGCCCCACAATGTTCACCAAAACACAGGTGGGTAAGGAGATGTTCACTGGATTCCAGCCCACAGGAACACATGTTTTTGTTAGTGCCCTGTGATACCAATCACCTCATGCCTCATGTTTATTTTTCCGTCTCCACTCCAGACCTTGCCTACAGGTCAGCCTAGCATCAGCACCAGTATGCTGACATAATTCTCTTCCCTGTGTTTTCACTTCTTGCTGTGAGTACTTTTCCGCACTACAGCACCGGCTCCCTCCCCGCCACAGCTGTCCTCTGCAGGTCATTCTGAAGAATTGGTGGGAGATTTACCTTTGGCAGGACAGGGCCTTGGACACAGGGAACTGGCTGCCAACTTGGCCAGAGGTACAGGCTGTCTACCTGAAACTAAGGGATACCTGTTCTATCCCACAGCCCTTAACCCACCCAGCTCTGCATACTTAAACGTCGCCTCTTGCTGGCTCCCAAAGACTTCGGACTTCATGAAAACATCTGGTAAAATGGGGCTCTTGGGTCTCTCCTCCCCGGTTGTCCCCCAGTGTTCTCCTACCTCACTAAATAGAAGTTGACCATTCTccaagtcagttttttttttttttttttaaagtaatctctatactgagtgtgggctcgaactcacaaccttgagattaagagtcacatgctccaccagctgagccagccaggtaccccgtTCCATTCTCCTAGTCATTTAAGCCAAGGCCTGGGAGGCTTTGTGTTTGGCCAGGCTTATAGGGGCATCCTGGGGAGGCCTACCCGGGATCCACTGGATTTCTTTTAGGATGAAGAAAGTCATTCTGgatccctccctctgcctcactccaCACATCTAAACCACAGATCGAATCTGTCTCCTAAgttgatctgttttgtttccttttcctctcttagCTCACACAGACCCAGTCAAGTCACCACCATCTCTCCTTTGGATGCCTGCAACGGCCTCCTCTTCCAGTCCATCCCAGTTTCTTTAGAATAGCCAGAACAGCCGCTTAAGAGTGTAAATCGGATGAAGACTTTCTTGAACGTTTTCTGTTTTCCCTAGAAGCCCATGCATGATCCAGCCCCTGCTCACTTCTTGCCATCTGACCAGTTCTCCAGCTGCAGCACGCTGGCCTCTCCCAGTTCCCAAACTTACCACACCGTGTTCCAGGCCAGTTTTGTCCTGGTCTTGCAGTGCCAGGTTTCTCAGATTTCAGGTCCTAGCTTAAACGTGGCACCTCCCTCACCACCTCACCACTCCCTTCCGCTACcccaagttattttctttttcttttgttttgttttgttttttttttttttttggtgtgataaaatatacatgaagtttactattttcaccattttttttccactttaaccTTGTTTAAGCATATAGCTCAGCGTGGTTAAGCACACACATTGTTGTGCACCCCCAAGTTATCTCTCATGTCTCCTTGCTTATCTTTCACTCAGCACTATCAGTAATGTTTCTTTCCTGCTACAgtgtaagctccatgagaacaGGGAGAGGGTTAGTCTCCTTTATCCTTGCCACATGTGGCCCAACGCCAAGCAGTGGTAATAGGCACTcaaatatttgtggaacaaatgaataaatgctgCCATGTCTTGCGTACTTACTGTGTGCTTGGCACTGCAGAGTCCATTACAACATTTCATTCAGTTTTGACAGCAGGCCTGAGAGGTGGTCATAGCATTCCCTCcgacagaagaggaaacagctcAGAGGTCGAGGCTGCTGGCCAACCAGGGTCACAAAAGCCAGGGTGAACAAGCCACAGCTCTAGCAGATGAATCCAGTTCCCTCTAATCCCAGAAAATGGGCATCTTTAGCATGGTAAGGGGTGGGGGGTTCTCAAAGAGGTGGGTCCCAAAGAGAGGAATCCCACCCCAAAAGAATAAAAGTTGGGTGACATTCAGAACTGCCACCTCATCAGAGTCAGAATAGGCCTGTCACAACCTGTAGAGGAAGCTCAGCCTACACAGGCTTGGAGGGTTCTGAACCTTTGGCTGCTTCCTTATCTTCAGTCCTTTGTTCCCCGCCAGGATAGTAAGCAGAAGTGTGCTCAGAAATTCAGAGACCACTGGCCTTGTGTTCATTACCATGCAGTGGGGAGCGGGAGGGGCTGATGCTCTAGGACCTGCTGGAAGGAGGAGATGGGGAGGTTAGGCCCACAGCTGAGCCCAGGAAGGGCTCTTGAAGTTCTCCCTCTGGTTTATAGTCTTGGGTAGAGTCTCATCCCTTAACTGAAAAAGGGAGGAGAGGTGGGTTAGATTAGATTAGAGCTGTGCTCAGGCATTGCCTGGGGCAGGGTCTAGATGTTGtatttgaaggttttatttgtcagagagagagaatgtgtgcacaagcaggcagagaggcaggcagaggcagagagagaaccaggctccctgccgagcaaggagcccgatatgggactcaatcctagcacccagggatcatgacctgagccaaaggcagcggcttaaccaactgagccacccaggcgtccctagatgtTATAATACCGATATGAGTGTATAGTTTACAgtattagttcatttaatcctcaataaCAAAGATATAGGTACgattattatccctgttttactgAGGAAGAAACTGAATCATGAAGAGATTAAGTAATTCTGCCCAACGTCAAGCACTTAGAAAGATTCTGGCCCTGAGGCTCTCCGTGAGCACAGGCTATTCCACTTCCACATCAGGTTAGCTCTGAAGGGTGCTGACCCCTGCTAGCCACTCCAGAACCTTTGCAGTCCAGATTGGAGAGCCCCAGGCTTCAACAGTTTCACAGACCAGGGCTcaataaggatttatttctggggctGGGTGTGTGGAGGAAGGTGGCTTTGGACACAGTTTGGGCTGGATTGGAACTGAGAGAGCTGGGGAGAGTGTCTCTGGGAGCAGCCTTGAGGAAGACAGGGAGACTTGTGGGGCAGCAGCAGCCAAATGAGGGAGCGATTTGGGGCCAAAGCCCTCCGCTGTCCTGGATGGTGCTAGGTCCAAGAAACTTTCTTGCCACTCAGtgctttcctttcccctttttgtAACACCTGGTGAGTGTatacagtgtttatttttatttttttttaagattttatttatctgtgtgagagcacaagcagggggtgcggcaggcagagggaaaatcaggctctctgcagagcatggagccccatgcaggacttgggggatcccaggaccctgggatcatgacctgagctgaaggcacctgcTTAACAACTGATCCACCAGGCGACCTAAGTGTATATTTCTTAATTGGACTGTTTAGGAAAGCCAGTAGGAAAGCCACTACTCAGTAGTGGCACTTTTGGATCAGGGGGCACAGATGGTCTGGTTTGGTTTTATATAATGAGActagcttttatttgtttgtttgtttggttggttggttgattggtttttcttttggtttgaaaACAATAGTGCTTTACCGAAGTTACTGTTGGTTATCTCAGGGTTGAGGGGGAGCTGTGAGAGATACTAACTTGATTTTGGTTCttcaaggttttaattttttataataaaataaaaaataggtgtgcctggctggctcagtcagaagagcatgcagctcttgatctcacggtcatgagtgTGAATCTCACAGGTGGAGAAATTACAGAAATATATAAgtaaacctaaaataaataaataattgaaaaagacatgtaaagttctttgtcagatatCTTAGATAATACAGGaaggtacaaagaaaaaaaaaatgtccataatcccattttccagaggTTACCATTGTTAATAGTGAATATATTTCCTACCACAGAGTCTTGTGTACCTATTTTTGCATGTATATGCCTTTTTTTATGGGATGATGGGCTGTTTATTCAAGCTGCTTATATTATTTGGCAACAAACATCTTCCTATTCAATAAACAAATCTCTGAAGGTGTCAGTTTTAATGGCCTCATATTGTTCTATCCTGAATATACTGCATATTTCCTAGGCACCCCCTACCATGGAGCGTATGggttgctcctttttttttctctttcttttcttttttttttttggttactgtTAGGAAGAATACAGTAGAGAATATGTATGAAACCTAAACTTTGGGTGTATCCACTATTCTGTTCTTGTTCTTCTCAGGTAAACTCTGAGAAGTGGAATTGTCAGAATTCCTCTTACCCTTTTAGGGGTTCTGGTAAAGGTTACTTAGAGCAGGAAAATGACTGCCATTTCTGAGATGGAATATTTGCCTCGGTTTTTCAGGAAAGGAAGATGCCACCCAAACGTATAGTTAAGAGAAGGTCACCCCCAGAAGATGCTCTCCCCAAAAGCAAGAAGGTGAAGGGTAAGTTGGTGCTGGCCTCTGTCTCTGAATGGGAGACCTCTTGGAGCCCCCAGAATCTAGGACTGGGCTTCCCCCTGACATCCCCCTGACAAGCTGAGGGGCCTAGAAGCCCAGGAACTCCACCCAGATGGAGGGTCTTTTGTAGCTTACTGAATCCTACCCTCCTCAGCAATTGTAAAGGAGCAGAGACTTGTCTACAAGCACTCAAACAGtactggcgggggtgggggtgaggtggggggtggtAAGACCCTAGTTAGGACTTTGCTCTAGGGATTAATATACTATGGCTAAGACCACTGACTTCCAGAAGTGGGTTCAAGTCCAggctctgccactttctagcCATGTAGTTTTGGGCAGgtgacttaatctctctgagctttgAAGTAACCCATTCATAAAACAGAGGAAAGAACAGCACCAATATCGCTGGGCTGTTAAGAGGAAAATGAGATAACGTCCTGGTAGCATTTGAGGGAGGTATCTGTGCTTTGCTCTTTCCTGGGACCCTGGAGGGAGTCGGGGAGGAGAAAAGTCCACCCCCAATCTGGGAGGAAATAGTGTGGACCCACACTCAGACAGTGTCTGTCTTTTGCAGACCATCGTAACCAGGCAGTGAGGGCCGTTGCCTCTCATCGCGTTCCAGGTGCCCGGAGGCCGAGCCCTCCTGACCAGAAAACCCGACCAggtggctccctgcccagggcaCCCTCTGCGCAGCCTTACTGGCCCTGGCAGCCGTGGCCGCACCCCCGGGGGGAGGAGCTGGATGCCATTGGTTGCCCAGGGCTGCGGGCGTCTGCCATTGGCCCTCAGATGGCGCTGTGCCTTCCACTGGTTGGCTTGTATCTTTCGCAAATGCTTGTCTTCTGTCTTactcctgccccttcctcttcTGCTGTGTGTCTGCTCCCAGATAGGAGCGGAAGGGTTCTGTGGGAGTATGTCTAGGACTTAAGTCGCAGCCTGAGGGTGGTGGCTAGGGACAGTGCTCTGACCCATGTAGGTTCCTTTGGTTGCAGTGCAAACTTTACTGTTTATTAGCTCCTTGACTCTGGGAGGGTTACTTAAcctctgagtctctgtttcctttcctataaAACAGGAGCCTAAATGTGGAAGGCCTGTAGTATAACTTAGGGGACTACAAAGCAACTTAACATTCGTAGAGTAAGCAACCAGTAAAGGGTAGACCTTATCTGAGTCCTCACTGTTGGCACCACGACTCCTGAGAACTTAGAGCTGTTCAGGAAAACTGTATCCTCACtgttctcttcccctccccaccaagaTTCATTTCACAATATTGAGTGTCTTCATGTTTCCATGTCCTCCCTCATATTAATACGtgctcagtttttaattttcacaaaaaccTTGTGACATAGTTATCTTTGctattcacattttacagatgaggagacttaGGCTTCCTAGAAAGGTCCTATGACTGGTCTGTGGCAGAGCAAGGGCTTGAACCCAGGCGTCTGTGGTCCCAGAGCCCATGCAGCgacccctcctctctcctgtcaTCCTGCACACTCAAGGGCTGTCTTCTTCACCCCTCAGTCTCTCATAGGTCCCACAGCACAGAACCAGGCATGGTGCTGACACTGGGCCAGGGTGACGTGGGCCAGCTGGGGCTGGGCGAGAATgtgatggagaggaagaagccagcTCTGGTGCCCATTCCAGAGGACATCGTGCAAGCCGAGGCTGGGGGCATGCATACTGTGTGTCTAAGCAAAAGTGGCCAGGTAGGTTGGGGTGGGTGGCCCAAGACTGGTCTGGGCATGGGGTTGGAGGGCTTGAGGAAGGAGCTTTGAACCGCACACATTACTCTGTGGAGATGGAGCTGGTCAGCTGCACAGGGAGTGGTCTAAACAAGAATGGACTGAAGCCAGACTTGCGCTAATGTGGGTATCTTGGGCACAGGTCTACTCCTTTGGCTGCAACGATGAGGGTGCCCTGGGAAGGGACACATCCGTGGAGGGCTCAGAGATGGTCCCCGGGAAAGTGGAACTGCAAGAGAAAGTGGTACAGGTGTCAGCAGGAGACAGTCACACAGCAGCCCTCACTGAGGATGGTCGTGTTTTCCTCTGGGGCTCCTTCCGGGTAAGACTGGGTCTGGAAGACCGCATGGGGGCAGGCTGGCAGAATTCACTGGTGAGAGCCCAGTGATAATCCATCTCCACCTCCCTGTTGTACCTAACGGCAGGGAAATCAAGGCCTGGAGGCAGAGCTTGGACCCAGACCCAGGTCTCTTCATCCAGGCCTGTCCACACCCCTGGCTCTTTCCTTGAGTCTGTATTATGAAGTGTGTTATCTTGGGAAAAGGGTGGGTCAAGGAGGCCTTTGGGCTGAGGCAGATTCAGGAAGCCTGCAGTCCTCACCCATCTCCCTGCCTtcaacctcccctctcccccgccctctTCTACATCTGTCAGGGGTTTTGGGGTACATGGAAAGGATTGTCACATCTCAGAATTTCTGAGGCAGGGGAGTTTAAACAGTAGAGTCAGCATTAAAATTGTTTTGGTactttggtatttattttaaaatgtcaaaaataaaggAATCAGATGAGGACACCTCATCGGGGCtgtttttaagcctttttttttttttttttttttttttttagattttatttatttgacagagagagacagagagggaacacaagcagtgggagagggagaagcaggcttcccacggagcagggagctcaatgagcggctcaatctcaggaccctgggatcatgacctgagccgaaggcagacacttaacaactgagccacccaggcacccctgtttttaaaacttcttatgGAGAATTTCAAACACCTGAAAGTAGTCAGAAAAGTACCGAATACCCATCTACTTGCCTCCACTGTCATCAGCTTGTGGCCAAGCTTATTTCTCTCTACTCCCATCCACTACCCTATTCCTTTGTTATTTTAATGCAAATCACAAGCCACATAGCATTTCACTCATGAAGTATTTCCCTGTTTGTCCTGGCTCCTGCCCAGCGCCTCGTCCTCATCTGGCCCCAGTCCCCTTCACCAGACAGCTCTGGGGTTGCTGCGAAACTGGACCTGGCTGGTCTGGGGCAGACAGGACCGGCCGGTAAGTGCTCTGTCTGGCCTTCCAGGACAATAACGGTGTGATTGGACTCTTGGAGCCCATGAAGAAGAGCATGGTGCCCGTGCACGTGCAGCTGACTGAGCCTGTAGTGAAGGTGGCCTCAGGTGAGCCTGGGGGTACTCACATTAGGCAGGAGCTGGAGAACTCGTTCCAGGACAGGCCTGGTCTTGGACCTTACAGACAAGCCTTGtatcctctgccttcctctcccccgCAGGAAATGACCACTTGGTGATGCTGACAGCTGATGGTGACCTCTACACTTTGGGCTGCGGGGAGCAGGGCCAGCTGGGCCGTGTGCCTGAATTATTTGCCAACCGTGGTGGCCGGCAGGGCCTTGGTAGGTGGCTTACGTCCTTCTGGCAGGGCAGCTAGGAAAGCCACCCCCTGGAGAATGTCAGAAGCAGGAGGGATTCTCTCTGTGTATTTAGGCTTGCATCAGATAGGCCTGCAGTGGTAGGTGAGATCTCTCTAGAGCCAGACCACCCTGGATTTGAATCTTGGTTCTTCTACCTACTGGCTGTAGTTTTCTTATCTCTAAACGTACTGGATGTTTCTCATCTCTAAACATACTTCATCGGGTTGTggtgaagtgaaataagttaatataGGAGAACATTTGGCACATGGTAAGTTCCATGTAAATGCTACCTTTTACGACTCGGGGAGTCTGAGTGAGGCACTTGCACTCTcttgacctcagtttcctcttctttaaatggggaaaaggaagaagaatcccTGCTTAGCTTCCCTCCAAGGGCTGTAGTAATGGGGAAAAacacagagaacagagagaaggtGTGTGTGTCTGCCACTGACTCCagtctcctctctgcctacagaACGACTCCTGGTCCCCAAGTGTGTGATGCTGAAATCCAGAGGAAGCCGGGGTCATGTGAGATTCCAGGATGCCTTCTGTGGTGCCTACTTCACCTTTGCCATCTCCTGCGAAGGCCATGTGTATGGTTTTGGCCTCTCCAACTATCATCAGCTTGGTGAGTCCCAAGCTGGGATCTTGCACAGCTCAGAGTGACTTGGGTTCCAATCCTGGCTTCACTGCTCATTTGCTGGGCACCCTTGTTGGGGTCAGCTTATGCCTCAGATCATAGTTTTGCTCTCTGTAAAGTGAGAAGATCTATACCTTGGTATTGGTGTGGGGGAGGCAGCCTCAGTACGTGAGGGCATGAAGAAGGACAGCTCCTTGGACAGCTTCACCCTTGACAGTTCTATCCTGGCCTTTTCTTTCCAGGAACCCCGGGCACAGAATCTTGCTTTGTACCTCAAAACTTGACATCCTTCAAGAACTCTACCAAGTCCTGGGTGGGCTTCTCTGGTGGCCAGCATCATACAGTCTGCATGGATTCGGAAGGTGGGACCGCTGGCTTGCGGGTGGAGTATTCCTTGGGCATAGCCCAGCCAGACTCCTGAGACCGGGGTCCTTGGAACCTGGGCCTGCTCCGTGGGTTGGGTCAGATGTGGGTCCATGAGGGCCATCCCCATCCCCCAGAGTCCTGGCACTCATCCAAGTATGAGCTCAGTGGGGTCCTACGGGGGTTCTCCCAGGCCTCCCTGGGACAGATGCTGCACACCTGCTTCTCACCACTCTGGGCCTACCTGGAGCatgtcctctgctcctcctcatctctcctccctcctcccacaggAAAAGCCTACAGCCTGGGCCGGGCCGAGTACGGGCGGCTGGGCCTTGGGGAGGGTGCTGAGGAGAAGAGCATACCCACCCTCATCTCCAGGCTCCCTGCCGTCTCCTCGGTG encodes:
- the RCC1 gene encoding regulator of chromosome condensation isoform X1, with amino-acid sequence MPPKRIVKRRSPPEDALPKSKKVKDHRNQAVRAVASHRVPGARRPSPPDQKTRPVSHRSHSTEPGMVLTLGQGDVGQLGLGENVMERKKPALVPIPEDIVQAEAGGMHTVCLSKSGQVYSFGCNDEGALGRDTSVEGSEMVPGKVELQEKVVQVSAGDSHTAALTEDGRVFLWGSFRDNNGVIGLLEPMKKSMVPVHVQLTEPVVKVASGNDHLVMLTADGDLYTLGCGEQGQLGRVPELFANRGGRQGLERLLVPKCVMLKSRGSRGHVRFQDAFCGAYFTFAISCEGHVYGFGLSNYHQLGTPGTESCFVPQNLTSFKNSTKSWVGFSGGQHHTVCMDSEGKAYSLGRAEYGRLGLGEGAEEKSIPTLISRLPAVSSVACGASVGYAVTKDGRVFAWGMGTNYQLGTGQEEDAWSPVEMTGKQLENRVVLSVSSGGQHTVLLVKDKEQS
- the RCC1 gene encoding regulator of chromosome condensation isoform X2, with the translated sequence MPPKRIVKRRSPPEDALPKSKKVKVSHRSHSTEPGMVLTLGQGDVGQLGLGENVMERKKPALVPIPEDIVQAEAGGMHTVCLSKSGQVYSFGCNDEGALGRDTSVEGSEMVPGKVELQEKVVQVSAGDSHTAALTEDGRVFLWGSFRDNNGVIGLLEPMKKSMVPVHVQLTEPVVKVASGNDHLVMLTADGDLYTLGCGEQGQLGRVPELFANRGGRQGLERLLVPKCVMLKSRGSRGHVRFQDAFCGAYFTFAISCEGHVYGFGLSNYHQLGTPGTESCFVPQNLTSFKNSTKSWVGFSGGQHHTVCMDSEGKAYSLGRAEYGRLGLGEGAEEKSIPTLISRLPAVSSVACGASVGYAVTKDGRVFAWGMGTNYQLGTGQEEDAWSPVEMTGKQLENRVVLSVSSGGQHTVLLVKDKEQS